From Toxotes jaculatrix isolate fToxJac2 chromosome 1, fToxJac2.pri, whole genome shotgun sequence, a single genomic window includes:
- the LOC121183761 gene encoding ceroid-lipofuscinosis neuronal protein 6-like isoform X2 translates to MVSPEQAQCWRLFPHGLQCHNTIPDAQEYVCCCSIQLIERSSSALPRSAVYLCIITFVMGASIHLVGDSINHRLILSGYQLHLSVRENPIIKDLKPASLIDSFELLYYYDEQLGHLMWYIPFFIILFIYFTGCFTEAEGQKKIPVSGWLLLGPSSLYYWYLVTEGQITEIFLLTFLAMVATVIRQQHKGLSPDSNGLFLFCSFSVTVLLVALWVVYLWNDPVLRSKYPGLIYVPEPWSYYTLHIKNNH, encoded by the exons ATGGTTTCCCCTGAACAAGCCCAGTGCTGGAGACTATTTCCACATGGCCTACAATGTCATAACACCATTCCTGATGCTCAAG AATATGTGTGTTGCTGCTCCATTCAGCTGATTGAGCGCAGTTCCAGCGCGCTGCCTCGCTCAGCAGTCTATCTCTGCATCATCACTTTTGTCATGGGAGCCAGCATCCACCTTGTGGGAGACTCCATCAACCACCGGCTCATCCTGAGTGGCTACCAGCtccacctgtcagtcagagagaaCCCCATCATCAAAGACCTTAAACCTGCTTCGCTG ATTGACTCTTTTGAGCTGCTGTATTATTATGATGAACAGCTGGGACACTTGATGTG GTATATTCCTTTCTTCATCATTCTGTTCATCTACTTTACCGGCTGCTTCACCGAGGCTGAAGGGCAGAAGAAGATTCCCGTCTCTGGTTGGCTGCTGCTGGGACCCAGCTCTCTCTACTACTG GTACTTGGTCACTGAAGGACAAATTACAGAAATTTTCCTCCTCACCTTCCTTGCCATGGTTGCCACGGTGATACGTCAACAGCATAAAGGCCTCAGCCCGGACAGCAACGGCCTGTTCCTGTTCTGTAGTTTCAGTGTTACTGTGCTCCTGGTGGCACTGTGGGTGGTCTATCTGTGGAACGACCCGGTGCTACGCAGCAAGTACCCGGGGCTCATTTATGTGCCAGAACCGTGGTCCTACTACACCTTACATATCAAGAATAACCACTGA
- the LOC121183761 gene encoding ceroid-lipofuscinosis neuronal protein 6-like isoform X1 codes for MHSVRKRRSNALLRTKQNSTPSGSKENVPQKKRQHFHFDLWFCLTLQNWILDFGRPIVMIVLPLEWFPLNKPSAGDYFHMAYNVITPFLMLKLIERSSSALPRSAVYLCIITFVMGASIHLVGDSINHRLILSGYQLHLSVRENPIIKDLKPASLIDSFELLYYYDEQLGHLMWYIPFFIILFIYFTGCFTEAEGQKKIPVSGWLLLGPSSLYYWYLVTEGQITEIFLLTFLAMVATVIRQQHKGLSPDSNGLFLFCSFSVTVLLVALWVVYLWNDPVLRSKYPGLIYVPEPWSYYTLHIKNNH; via the exons ATGCACTCTGTACGGAAACGTCGAAGCAACGCTTTACTCAGGACGAAACAAAATAG CACTCCTAGTGGTTCGAAGGAAAATGTGccacagaagaaaagacagcaCTTCCACTTTGACCTGTGGTTCTGTCTGACTCTGCAGAACTGGATACTGGACTTCGGAAGGCCTATTGTCATG ATCGTCCTTCCTCTGGAATGGTTTCCCCTGAACAAGCCCAGTGCTGGAGACTATTTCCACATGGCCTACAATGTCATAACACCATTCCTGATGCTCAAG CTGATTGAGCGCAGTTCCAGCGCGCTGCCTCGCTCAGCAGTCTATCTCTGCATCATCACTTTTGTCATGGGAGCCAGCATCCACCTTGTGGGAGACTCCATCAACCACCGGCTCATCCTGAGTGGCTACCAGCtccacctgtcagtcagagagaaCCCCATCATCAAAGACCTTAAACCTGCTTCGCTG ATTGACTCTTTTGAGCTGCTGTATTATTATGATGAACAGCTGGGACACTTGATGTG GTATATTCCTTTCTTCATCATTCTGTTCATCTACTTTACCGGCTGCTTCACCGAGGCTGAAGGGCAGAAGAAGATTCCCGTCTCTGGTTGGCTGCTGCTGGGACCCAGCTCTCTCTACTACTG GTACTTGGTCACTGAAGGACAAATTACAGAAATTTTCCTCCTCACCTTCCTTGCCATGGTTGCCACGGTGATACGTCAACAGCATAAAGGCCTCAGCCCGGACAGCAACGGCCTGTTCCTGTTCTGTAGTTTCAGTGTTACTGTGCTCCTGGTGGCACTGTGGGTGGTCTATCTGTGGAACGACCCGGTGCTACGCAGCAAGTACCCGGGGCTCATTTATGTGCCAGAACCGTGGTCCTACTACACCTTACATATCAAGAATAACCACTGA